From a single Triplophysa rosa linkage group LG1, Trosa_1v2, whole genome shotgun sequence genomic region:
- the rfx7a gene encoding DNA-binding protein RFX7 — MADDQQQSLQHQQPGAEVGSLPSLVQGFQAAEANALQLKIKNSICKTVQSQVDCILQDVEKLTDIEKLYLYLKLPSGPSSGNEKNEQSSASSRTQQMHAFSWIRNHLEEHPETSLPKQEVYDEYKSYCDSLGYHAFSAADFGKIMKNVFPNMKARRLGMRGKSKYCYSGLRKKAFVHLPSLPNLDIHKSGDGCEVFETAGQMSSVEEEVRLAACGLVCEWAQKVLSRQFDSVEDLARYLLNSHYIGTKSVAALTVMTGSPSGAKMSCAMQLAFAPTADAQSFQPQVKTLVSPSVDAKQQLQRKIQKKQQEQKLHSPLPGEAQIRRADGGTTPVARTGIPCGSPALLSPQPIGIVVTAVSSPITVQRSRRLMSPSPVPVASADSKVLPVNFQVVTQSVQPVKQCPKTPQNVPASPVSDRLARHRYAQILPKPSASSGITLRSPTLLITNSPIKTVMSTPHVSSVNVVKMTTISLGSSGSGTSAPADTPTSNKVRPASAGIASLSDDPQPVTRVRSGSIAAMPSLLARPWRSTTTSIVDTKMNTEAIIGRGQAQGGTTLANAQETSSGVQQSEALKPRAASVPAPLDNSCPGLDALTGTKCNERTLPSVNILAAGSNNNPNKTESTFYQNISSTQSVCGNAAVMSPKNLTLASKSPQKRPGLCTDLSPTPIKKAHISQLPAGGTYGPKPDMMMKRIPRLCTPMRPESAPLTSICQAAAAPVRGTGFQTVRRPQGRWEGSSSLMNYRVPVTSITSISCQDTPIGNTMFQTVDRPGSISQGRWEGSSGIEGRAVVTRTVSAPGQDFLQQVTQISQDLLVDQSNSSAVSELKSLFWDSEPQDATQQHQVVYGPQMLPDQKQMSTSVMSTPPNQQTQMSEYGTQSNVSYLPFNDDDMTQDSIVEELVQMEEQMKMNRSMQSFSNCVDISLQSQTQNMQSTVTSTIQTNTGYYSSAHSSSTPIQTPTPTPTPTSEMTGGSQGLMHESPCSRLARTTPVDSALGSSRQTPIGTPHSNCSSSVPPSPVECRNPFAFTPINSSITGYHDGSTVSSSPVKPMQRPMATHPDKTKLEWMSSGYNNNGRNSNNGISILPSYQDLVDDHFRKPHAFAIPGQSCQSQTRHHETHYSCLTPISPVQQQVAIMANLNKQEGFAVPAPLDNKACSSSCGSGTFRCRSVSPAVRQRNLSGTQSFNVLRSVVSPFNSPVTPEVLNIFSSNDSVASISSMAQRSQSVPVTVMMQSEVLPMQAGNQQSNTKNITNVLISKMDGDGDDSIRGLGINNVPSNYTARMNLTQILETTAVPSFPGCASHQALISPCSPAFESQNPGYLMKSAREEPMSFSAGESQAQSASAEHQLPQQKHLGRRQLLGQDQQSQGMLLPLRQNLQPHEHQQPLDIDSTVKELLHEESLNVGSQLMSQGSELSAGVSEFPGDMRLTSELSGSINDLNSLDTNLLFDPNQQQGQYEDSTLEELKNDPLFQQICSETVSSAGFDWLESKDQATVEMLG; from the exons CAAGACGTGGAGAAGCTTACAGACATTGAAAAACTCTACCTCTATCTCAAGCTGCCTTCTGGACCCAGCAGTGGCAATGAGAAAAA TGAACAGAGCTCTGCATCAAGTCGTACCCAGCAGATGCATGCATTTAGCTGGATTCGAAACCACCTTGAGGAGCATCCTGAAACATCGCTGCCCAAACAGGAAGTCTATGATGAGTACAA GAGTTACTGTGATAGTCTGGGGTATCATGCTTTTAGTGCTGCAGACTTTGGAAAGATCATGAAGAACGTCTTTCCCAACATGAAGGCACGTCGACTTGGCATGCGAGGCAAATCCAA ATATTGCTATAGTGGACTTAGGAAAAAGGCTTTTGTACACCTGCCTTCTCTACCCAACTTAGATATTCACAAATCAGGTGATGGG TGTGAGGTGTTTGAGACCGCTGGTCAGATGTCCAGTGTTGAAGAAGAGGTTCGTCTGGCCGCATGTGGCTTGGTGTGCGAGTGGGCACAGAAAGTGCTTAGTCGGCAGTTTGACAGTGTTGAAGACCTGGCTCGGTATCTTTTGAACAGCCACTACATTGGAACAAAATCTGTCGCAGCACTTACTGTAATGACCGGTTCCCCGTCAG GAGCAAAGATGTCCTGTGCAATGCAATTGGCATTCGCTCCCACAGCCGACGCACAGTCATTCCAGCCTCAGGTTAAAACCCTGGTCTCACCTTCTGTGGATGCCAAGCAGCAGCTACAGAGAAAGATACAGAAGAAGCAGCAAGAACAAAAGCTGCATTCTCCACTGCCTGGTGAAGCCCAGATCAGGAGGGCAGATGGGGGAACAACTCCTGTTGCAAGGACAGGCATACCTTGTGGAAGTCCTGCGCTTTTGTCACCTCAGCCTATTGGGATTGTGGTGACAGCTGTTTCCAGTCCCATCACT GTTCAGAGGAGTAGACGGCTGATGTCTCCTAGCCCCGTTCCTGTGGCATCTGCAGACAGCAAAGTTCTACCCGTAAACTTTCAGGTGGTCACCCAGTCAGTGCAACCTGTAAAGCAGTGCCCTAAGACCCCTCAAAATGTTCCAGCCAGTCCGGTAAGCGACCGGTTAGCCCGTCATCGGTACGCCCAAATCCTGCCCAAACCATCTGCCTCTAGTGGCATAACTTTGCGCTCTCCAACCTTACTCATCACTAATAGCCCTATCAAGACTGTAATGTCAACTCCTCATGTCAGCTCGGTCAATGTTGTCAAGATGACGACCATATCTCTAGGGTCCAGTGGCAGCGGGACCAGCGCACCTGCAGATACCCCTACCAGCAACAAAGTCAGGCCAGCATCTGCTGGAATTGCCAGCCTCAGCGATGATCCGCAACCGGTCACCCGTGTTCGTAGTGGATCTATAGCTGCAATGCCATCTCTTCTGGCAAGGCCGTGGCGATCTACCACAACATCCATTGTTGACACCAAGATGAATACAGAAGCCATAATTGGAAGAGGTCAAGCTCAGGGTGGCACTACGCTAGCAAATGCTCAGGAAACTAGTAGTGGTGTACAGCAGTCAGAAGCGCTCAAACCCAGAGCAGCTAGCGTACCTGCTCCTCTTGACAACAGCTGTCCGGGATTGGATGCTCTGACAGGGACCAAATGCAATGAAAGGACACTTCCTAGTGTTAATATTCTGGCTGCTGGCAGCAACAATAACCCCAACAAAACGGAAAGCACTTTTTATCAGAACATTAGCAGCACTCAGTCAGTCTGTGGTAATGCAGCTGTAATGTCACCCAAGAATCTGACGTTGGCATCCAAGAGCCCTCAAAAGAGACCTGGTTTATGCACTGATTTAAGCCCAACGCCTATTAAAAAAGCCCACATCTCCCAACTACCAGCAGGTGGAACCTATGGACCCAAGCCAGATATGATGATGAAACGGATCCCACGATTATGTACTCCAATGAGACCTGAAAGTGCACCTCTCACATCTATATGCCAAGCTGCTGCCGCTCCAGTTAGGGGTACTGGCTTTCAGACCGTTCGCAGACCACAGGGCAGATGGGAAGGATCCTCCTCATTAATGAATTATAGAGTTCCTGTCACCTCTATAACAAGCATCTCTTGTCAGGATACACCAATTGGGAACACCATGTTTCAGACTGTTGACAGGCCAGGAAGCATTTCCCAAGGAAGATGGGAGGGATCTTCAGGTATCGAAGGTAGAGCCGTGGTCACCCGTACTGTTAGCGCTCCAGGTCAGGATTTTCTACAGCAAGTAACACAAATCTCGCAAGATTTGCTTGTAGACCAGTCTAACTCATCTGCGGTATCCGAACTAAAGAGCCTTTTTTGGGATAGTGAGCCGCAAGATGCCACTCAACAGCATCAAGTCGTTTATGGCCCACAAATGTTGCCTGATCAGAAGCAAATGTCCACTTCAGTGATGTCCACTCCTCCCAACCAGCAGACCCAGATGAGCGAATATGGAACCCAGTCCAATGTTAGCTACTTACCCTTTAATGACGATGACATGACGCAGGATAGTATTGTAGAGGAACTTGTACAAATGGAAGAGCAGATGAAAATGAACAGGAGCATGCAAAGTTTCAGCAACTGTGTAGATATTTCATTGCAAAGCCAGACACAAAACATGCAGAGTACCGTGACGTCCACCATCCAGACTAACACTGGATACTACAGCTCCGCTCATAGCAGTAGCACTCCAATCCAAACACCCACTCCAACACCCACCCCCACTTCTGAGATGACGGGAGGTAGCCAGGGATTGATGCACGAAAGCCCTTGTTCACGTCTAGCCCGTACCACTCCAGTTGACAGTGCTCTTGGGAGTAGCCGACAAACTCCTATTGGCACCCCACACTCAAACTGCAGCAGTAGTGTCCCACCCAGCCCTGTGGAATGCAGGAATCCTTTTGCATTTACTCCTATTAACTCCAGTATCACTGGTTATCACGATGGAAGCACCGTCTCCTCAAGTCCAGTCAAGCCCATGCAAAGACCGATGGCAACACATCCAGATAAAACTAAGCTAGAGTGGATGAGCAGTGGCTACAACAACAATGGCAGGAACTCCAATAATGGCATTAGCATCCTGCCCAGCTACCAAGATCTAGTAGATGACCACTTTCGGAAGCCTCACGCCTTCGCCATACCCGGCCAGTCCTGTCAGTCACAAACCAGGCATCATGAAACGCATTACAGCTGCTTGACACCCATTTCGCCTGTCCAACAGCAAGTGGCAATTATGGCCAACCTCAATAAACAAGAGGGATTTGCTGTCCCAGCCCCACTCGATAATAAAGCCTGCAGTTCATCTTGCGGTTCTGGAACTTTCCGTTGCCGCAGTGTTAGTCCAGCAGTCAGGCAGCGCAACTTAAGTGGGACCCAATCGTTCAACGTCCTACGCTCGGTGGTCTCTCCATTCAACTCCCCCGTGACACCTGAAGTGCTCAACATATTCAGTAGCAATGACAGTGTCGCAAGCATCAGCAGCATGGCACAGAGAAGTCAGTCTGTTCCGGTCACCGTAATGATGCAATCGGAGGTTCTACCCATGCAAGCAGGCAACCAGCAGAGTAATACCAAAAACATCACCAATGTCCTCATTAGCAAAATGGATGGTGATGGAGACGACTCCATACGTGGCCTCGGAATCAACAACGTGCCCTCCAACTACACTGCCCGCATGAATCTCACCCAGATTCTTGAGACCACCGCAGTGCCCAGCTTTCCTGGATGTGCCAGCCACCAAGCTCTGATCTCGCCTTGTTCACCAGCCTTCGAGTCCCAGAATCCTGGTTACCTCATGAAAAGTGCCAGGGAGGAGCCGATGAGCTTCTCAGCAGGAGAAAGCCAAGCACAATCAGCCTCAGCGGAGCACCAGCTGCCACAGCAGAAGCACTTGGGCAGACGGCAGCTCCTCGGGCAGGATCAGCAGAGTCAGGGCATGCTGTTGCCTCTACGGCAAAACCTTCAACCGCATGAGCACCAGCAACCTTTGGATATAGACAGCACTGTTAAAGAACTTTTACACGAGGAAAGCTTGAATGTTGGCTCACAGCTCATGAGCCAAGGGTCAGAGCTCAGTGCTGGGGTTTCAGAGTTTCCCGGTGATATGCGACTAACCTCTGAGCTCTCCGGTAGCATAAATGACTTAAACAGCTTAGATACCAACCTTCTGTTTGACCCCAATCAACAGCAAGGACAATATGAAGACTCAACACTGGAAGAACTAAAGAATGACCCACTTTTCCAACAGATTTGTAGCGAGACTGTGAGTTCCGCTGGCTTTGACTGGTTGGAAAGCAAAGACCAGGCGACAGTGGAAATGTTGGGTTAa